The sequence ATGCTAACCGTTGGTACATTGGAAGAAGCCAAAATTCCGGAAGGCCTCGCTATAACCGACGATGAGTACCATCAGTGGCAGCGAGAGCTCAATGACGTCAAGCTTAGTGACGATGTCTTTGAAAAGCTCTACCAACTCAAAACCATGCTTGAAGCAGCAGCGGAAGAGCATCGCTCAACCTTATCCGAGGCAGATCTCTACGTATCCGACCGACGCTGGAAAAAAGCCGTTAAGCTGCTTAAGGCGAGCGCTTTTTTTAATGGTCGTGATAGCGTAAATCCTCTCGATTTACTCTTGCTCCAAGACTGTCTCTGGAATAGCCCTGAGTCACTAGAGATAGTGCGCACCGTTATTAAAGAATTCGCGCTGAACCACGCCTTTGACCAACAAGAAGTGTTCCAACAAATTGAAGAAGGCAAAGAGCAACTGGCCGACATTCAAGATGAAATTGAAGCCGAGTTTGCAATGCCACTTTCTATGGAAGCTGGTTCTGGACTGCTTCGCAAAGATATCTACCAATATGACATCAGCAACGCAAAGTCCTACAAAGTTGGTGCTGCTACTGATTTGGTGAAGTTGGTGTTACTTCAAAGCAATATGTCGGTGTCAGAAAGTGAGAAAGGTGACAGTCGCTGGGTCTATATCGCCAAAGATGAGCTCAGCCGCGCGATCAAAGAGGGTGGGAGTGAAGTCTATGGCTACGTTAACCAAAATACCCATCTTTGCCGCCTGAGACTTGATATCAACGCCTCCAGTCATTTGGTTATTAAGGACATCGCCAACCGCTCTGTTTTAGCAACCTTGGTCACAACCAATGGTCTTGATGAGGCAATGCTTCAAGAATGGGTGACAAAGTCTGAACAGGTACTGGTTCAAATTAAACACGCTGAGCATCACCTACGCTCGGTGCGTTCTAAGTTTCATGGCGCGTTACCACACGGCTTTATTCAGCCTGATATTCCAACGGAAATGGAAGTCAGTATTCAAAATGTGACACAAACACTCGAGTCGACCAGTGTGGAAGCTGAAAAAGCAGTAGCTCGAATTAAGGGACTAGAAACCTTTTTTGCTTAATGAGGCGTGACAGCGCCATGGTGAGTTTTGAGGGTTAATATATCGAACGGAGGCAGTAATGCTGGGAGCAGATGGGTTAAACCTTGCGTTGATGGTTGCCGAGTCAGGGCTTATTGATTCGGCGGTGAATGATTTAATGGCGCGCTCACAAGTGCTGGCGGTCAGTGAAAATCGCGGAATGCGTAGCTCCGTTAAAAACCATCTGCTCAAATGGCGTGGTTCAGTGAAAAAACGCATGACGCGGGTCTGTGAAACTGAACGCTTTCAGCAAGAGCTTGCCTTGTATCAAGAGGTGATTCATTGGAACGAAGCGACCTTTTTCGAGCGCATTCCTAGCGTTGTCAAAAAGTTAGAATGGCACTCTGCATTTTATCTCCAAGCCAGAAGACTTCTGGACAAAAACAAATCCGTTAATAACCCCATGTTCCCGCGTTACTTCTGTGATCTCTGGTACAAGAGTCTTGCCGAAGCCATCAAACAGGCGGAAGTCTCAGAGCTTGAAGCCAGTAAAGAGAAGTTCTTGGCCGATTTATATCAACGGATGGAAACCATCAAGGATATGGATACGGTCACTCAGCAGGGCGATGAAGCAACTATGGGACGACTGTGGGATATGGCTGCCGCCAAACTGACCAAAACCGACCTAAAAACCATGCACAGTCACGCGGAGTTTCTCAAAAAGAATAGCGCGTTAAAGCAAATCGCAGAACAACTTGGTCGCATGGCGAGTGAGCAAGATGATCCCGAGTTAAATAAAGCTCAGGCTGACAATGTGGAAATGGTCGAGGAGCAAAGTGATGAAGCAACCGATGACATTGTTGGCATCCACGAATCAGACGATCTTAATAAACTGCTCCCAAATGAAACCATGTTCCTCGCCTACCCAGAGCTGGAAGTCGTGTTCTACAAACATTTGGCTGATAAGCGTTTGATGAACTACAAAACGCAAGGTAAGTCGAGAACACTCAAGAAAGTTCGCACCACAGCCCCCGATAACAGTAAGGTCGAACTTGAGAAGGGACCATTTATCGTCTGTATTGACGCATCAGGCTCAATGACCGGTTTCCCAGAGCAGTGCGCCAAGGGTATGGCTTATGCATTAATGCAAATCGCCTTGGCTGAGGGGAGGGAGTGTTACGTTATCTTGTTCTCAACCACCCATATCACTTATGAACTCACTAAACAGGATGGTCTTCGTGAAGCGGCAGATTTTCTCAGCTATTCCTTTCACGGTGGCACCGATCTGGAGCCTGTAATAGAGAAATCCATCGACCTGATGCAATCGGATACTTATAAAAACGCCGATATGGTGGTGATTTCGGATTTCATTGCCCCAGAGCAGTCGCAGGAACTTGTAGACAAAGTCGATGAGCTGAAATCGCGTAAGAACCGCTTTCACGCAATTAACTTGTCAAAATATGGTAACCCGTCACTGATGAGTATGTTTGACCACTGTTGGTCGTATCATCCTACTTTGGTGGGGCGTTTAATGAAGACGTGGTAGAGAGAGTAGTAGTGATAGTAAGGTGATACATCCTTGTATCAAAAAGAACTCATCCGTGCGTTCTTGAGCCTAGGGTTGTTGGTCTAACCGAGAGTAAGGATTACACCAACGATTGCTGCACTCATAAGGTTGGCGAGCACACCAGCTGCGATGGCTCTAAAACCATAGGTTGAGATGAACTTCTTACGTTCAGGTACAAGGCTGCCTAAACCGCCAATTAACATCGCCATGCTAGAGATGTTGGCAAATCCACACAGTGCAAAGGTAACTATGGCTTGCGAGTGTTCCGATAACTGATCTTTCACCGAGATCATCTGAATAAAGGCGACAAAC is a genomic window of Vibrio sp. CB1-14 containing:
- a CDS encoding ATPase RavA domain-containing protein, which gives rise to MIKPTVVSHADKALLSERINKLASALSDGVYEREETIKLCLLAALAGESVFLLGPPGIAKSLIAKRLIQAFDNSSYFEYLMTRFSTPEEVFGPLSIQELKDNGRYLRLTEGYLPTAQVVFLDEIWKAGPAILNTLLTVVNEKTFKNGSDIEKVPMRLLVSASNELPDEDSGLEALYDRMLVRIFVNRIQNKQNFKSMLTVGTLEEAKIPEGLAITDDEYHQWQRELNDVKLSDDVFEKLYQLKTMLEAAAEEHRSTLSEADLYVSDRRWKKAVKLLKASAFFNGRDSVNPLDLLLLQDCLWNSPESLEIVRTVIKEFALNHAFDQQEVFQQIEEGKEQLADIQDEIEAEFAMPLSMEAGSGLLRKDIYQYDISNAKSYKVGAATDLVKLVLLQSNMSVSESEKGDSRWVYIAKDELSRAIKEGGSEVYGYVNQNTHLCRLRLDINASSHLVIKDIANRSVLATLVTTNGLDEAMLQEWVTKSEQVLVQIKHAEHHLRSVRSKFHGALPHGFIQPDIPTEMEVSIQNVTQTLESTSVEAEKAVARIKGLETFFA
- the viaA gene encoding ATPase RavA stimulator ViaA, whose protein sequence is MLGADGLNLALMVAESGLIDSAVNDLMARSQVLAVSENRGMRSSVKNHLLKWRGSVKKRMTRVCETERFQQELALYQEVIHWNEATFFERIPSVVKKLEWHSAFYLQARRLLDKNKSVNNPMFPRYFCDLWYKSLAEAIKQAEVSELEASKEKFLADLYQRMETIKDMDTVTQQGDEATMGRLWDMAAAKLTKTDLKTMHSHAEFLKKNSALKQIAEQLGRMASEQDDPELNKAQADNVEMVEEQSDEATDDIVGIHESDDLNKLLPNETMFLAYPELEVVFYKHLADKRLMNYKTQGKSRTLKKVRTTAPDNSKVELEKGPFIVCIDASGSMTGFPEQCAKGMAYALMQIALAEGRECYVILFSTTHITYELTKQDGLREAADFLSYSFHGGTDLEPVIEKSIDLMQSDTYKNADMVVISDFIAPEQSQELVDKVDELKSRKNRFHAINLSKYGNPSLMSMFDHCWSYHPTLVGRLMKTW